The Ailuropoda melanoleuca isolate Jingjing unplaced genomic scaffold, ASM200744v2 unplaced-scaffold9214, whole genome shotgun sequence genomic interval GGGCCCTGGGCAGCCTGGCACCTGCCCGCCGAGACCTGGAGGGGCAGCCGGGGCCCCTGTGCCGGGGCTGTGCCGGCCTGTGGGTGCCGGACCTGGGCTGGGCCTCAGGCCAGTGTCAGTATCTGCTGTGTCCGTGGGGCCCGGCCGGGAGCCTGGCACGGGCAGCTTCCCCAGTGCGCTGTGCCCAGTTTTCAGGGTTCTGGTATATTCTGGCTGTCGCCTCTGAGGGCCGAGGCTTCTTGCGGGGCAGAGACAGGAGGAAGCTGGGGGCGTCCGTGGTGAAGGTTCACAAAGCCGGCCAGCTGAAGGTGGTCCTGGTCTTCAGCAGGTGAGCGGGGCCGGGTGGGGGGCTGGCACACACTCCAAGGAGTCCTGACCACAAACAGCCCAGGCTGCTCCCCATCCGAGAGGGGCAAGGGAGCCGGGGGCTGGGAGGTGAGACCCACGATCATCTGGAAATCCAACCGTCCCTGAGGCCCCAAACCCCTTCCTGACCCTACATTTCAAGGCCAGATTTGGGGAGAGGCCACCACGGACATGGGGCCACTCGGCAGACAGTGGGTGTTCGGAGTGTTTCCCTTAAGCTGTCGGACTGGCCCTGGTCCAAATTggaaaatttcaggaaaacagCCAACAAAGGGCTCCTGCCTTGCCCCCCTAGGTCACAGGGGTGCCAGTCACACACGTTAATTCTGCGGAAAGATAGGAAAAAGGCGATATTCAGGAATACTTGTGCGTACGACGTCCCGGGGCCTGGAGAGAAAGACCTGGGGTGGGCGTGCCCCCCGGCTTCATGGTCACAGATCTGGGAAATACCGCCCCTTGGTCCCAGGCCTGGGTGGGTGGGATGGCAGCGGCCCGCGGGGCGGTCAGGCTGGCCATGGTCCCAGGGCCCACAAGCATGCGAGTGCCCGCAGCCTAGACCTGGAGAGGggttgggtgtgtgtggggggaatcCTGGCCCTTTCCAGATCCCGTGGCTATGCAGGCCTGATCTGGCGGCCCCGTGCTTCTCTTCTGGTCCAGTGAAGGGGGTGGAGGGCTTCCACGTGCTGTCCACCGACTACAGCTACGGCGTGGTCTGTGTGCGCCTGGGCCGGGCTGGCCGGACCTCCAAGACCCTGCTGTTCTTCAGTGAGTCCCGTGGCAACATCTCAGGAGTGGGCGTGTGGGGTGCTGGGGTGCCGGGGGGCGGAGGGGCGACAAGCTCAGAGGGGAAGGCCTCTGCCTCAGCTCGGGCTCCGTGACAGAGGGCCACAGACCCCGGGGCGCCCACGATGGACACAGATTCTCACGGCTCGGCGTGCCAACCTGGTGGGGCTCCGTGGAGGACccccttcctggcttgcagacggcTGCCGTCTCGCTGCACCAAGTGCTGGGGAGAGGGCTCTGGTTTCTTCCTCGTCTTAGAATCCTACATGAGCCCCCACACACCTCCCAAGGCCCCCACACTCACCCATCCCTTTGGGGCTTCGATGTCGGACTCTGGGGTGACACAGACACGCAGTCCATAGCAGCCAGTCATGGCCCTTGCAGTGCGGGCTGGCAGGAGGTGGGAAGTAGGAGGACAGGGCCGGGTGGGCAGGTGGGGCGTGGGGCCCGGATGGGGAGACAACGTGGGCGCACCTCTGATGTGGCTGCTGCTGGGGTGAGTGGGGAAGGCAGTGAACAGGGGGAGCCCAGAGGGTGAGAGGCCAGGAGTAGGACTGACCTTTTGCATGGAGTCAGGGGACCccctgggctgagggcaggattgggggagcagggggaggtggtgaAGGGAAGGCAGACAACTTGGAGGCTCTGtccaggaagggggtggggaagggaggcacaAACCCACTTCTGGGCACTGCAGCCCGCGGGACACCCGtcggagagggaggaggggacctgTGGAGTCTCAGGGGAGGAGGGTATGGCCAGGAGTGCAGCGGGAGGGGCACCAGGCTCCGGCCGGAGGGGTCCTGTGAGGAGAGAGGGCTCACCCAGGGGCCTGTGTGGTGCCCACCTCCAGGGCCACGCCAGGGGCACCCACTCGCCTCGGAGCAAGAGGGGACAGAAGGGCCCTCCCCATCACCGGCCCGCTGTCCTGCGGGCTCAGAGGGTACTGCAGGCGCCGCGGGTCAGGTGCGGCCCCAGAAGGCCAGAGCTGGGCTGACCTGGACTCTGCTCCCAactgcaggcagagagaacacGTCCAGCTTCCCGAGCATGAGAAAATTCGTGGACGTATGTGAGATTTTGGAGGTTGCAAACGGTGTGACGGTTCTCCCGAAAGACGGTAACAGATGGAGGCAGGCCCTTCGGTCCAGGTCAACACCACACCTGGCCCCCCTCCGTCCCGTAGAGTTGACTCGCGGGGCATGGAGATTGGCCGGGGGGGGCGGGCATCAGGGCCTTCTTTCCTGAGATCTGCAGCCAGCTGCGAAACCATGGGAGTGCCCCCATCACATCCTCCGTCAGCACCTGGCCTGCCCCTCCCATAGGCCCAGGCGGGTACCATAGGCACCAGGCATGCCATCTGGTCTGCGCCCTGCGGCTGTGGCTGGATGACCCGGGCTGCCTGGCCTGGTGCCCTGCAGTGCCCAAGACCAGCACACGTGAGACCAGGGAGGGCCAAAGAACACTGGTGGGCAGTCGGGACCCCGCAGAGCAGCGCGCCTCAGTGCCCCCTCCCTCCCGCAGCCTCCTGTGCGCACGCCATCCTGCCCTGAGAGCCAGCCTTCCACTCGTCCACCCGCTCTTTCCCGCGGGGCTGCAGCTGCGGTCCACCTAGATGCAGGAGCTTTGTTAGAAGTTGCTGGTCTTCACCTCCAGCGGCTTGTTGAGACACGTTTGATGACACCAAGCCAGTGATGGGCTGAAGTCCAGGGCCATGGCTATAGCCCAAAAGGGATCCTTTATGATCAAGGAGAGATGGGGATGGGAGGGCAGGTGCTGATCGGGCAGGGAGATGCCGCAGGGCTGACTCCTTCCCGCTGGGGCAACAGGGGTCGAGGAGGGCTTTTTGGGGGCAGGGACGTTTAGAAGAGGGGCGAAACACAGAGATAGTGAAGTGAGTTTGGTGGGCATCCCTGAAAGAGGAAACCACTTTTGCAAACCCCCAGAGTGGTGGAAGCAGGGGCAAGGGCgaggggatgggaggagaggcAAGGGGGTTTCAGCcacaggggagggagccctgggcaGGCTTGGGGGCTGAGTCTGGAGCCCAGGGCCCCCCAGTGGAGATGCCATGTGGGGGGACTGGAGttcagaggacagagagacaTGGGAGCCGGACATGTGAAGTCACCAATATGTATCTGGAATTCATGCAGGGGAACACAGTAGGGTGGAATCAGCCACGTAACGACCACCCACAGGATCCCTGGGCTGTGAACCGACACGAATTTGTTTAGCTTTCCCGTCTGGGGTCAGCGTGGGGTCGGCTGGTGCAGGCGGCCCGGCTGGGGGGTACAGAGGTCTCCGCAGCTCACTCTGGCGCTGGAGTCTTGGCAGGAGGTGACGGGTTAGGACCTGCTCCGCGGCCACGGCCCCCCTCCCACCGAGGGTGGCCACGTCCTGCTTGTCTCACCACCACGCCGAGGCCACCGCGGGCAAGGCCACCGCGGGCTGGGAAGGAGGCTCAGCACAGGACTGGCATTTTTGCTTCCGCCGCCGAGTGAAGCATGTCGCGGTGCCAAACGCAAAGTCCAGAAGGGGCTGCGAGATGCACCCTGCTTCCTTAGTGGGAGAACCCGCCCATTCCCGGCCACGGGCACAGGCACAGGAAGACATGGCCAGCTCAGGCCCTGAACATCGCCTGCAGCCACGTCACGCTCGGCCCCCAAGTCAGACCAGGTGTTCTCACCCCGTCCTCCACCCCAAAGCCTCACGTCCCATCAAGTGGGGGCAATAGGATCAAATCCAGGGTCTTGTGACCTGCACAGGCCCCTCTAGACCACGGCAGGAGGCCTAAGTGGGTCCCTGTGTGCTTGGCCTCCGTGGGGGAGCAACAGCGAGGCCACAGTGAGCACGGGTGTCAGAGTGGCCCAGAGTGGCAGCTCGGGGGACAGGGACCTCGTTCCTCCAGGGGAGTTCTCTGAAACTTGCCACGCGATTGGCTCCAGTCCATTGCTCTCTGGCTCTGCACCCTGAGACCCCCTCACGTTCTCTGAAGTGGCTTCCACgcttctggggaaggggctggggcagcCCATCTGCACAGAGCATAGCCCGGAGGCCCTTTGGAGCTTTGCATCTTCTCTGTCNCGAAGCACTGGGGGTGGCAAGTCGGCAAGTCTCGTTCATCCAGCTGCCAGAAGCCTCCCCCACGGGTCCTGGGGCCACAGCCTCGGTCTAGATATTTCCTTATTAGAGCATGGAGGACACCAGCCCCCTGAGGGACAAGGTCTCCGCACCCTAGATGCCTTCTTACAGCTTAGGAACTGAAGGTGCACACCCAGATTCTTCCAGAGTCCTCACAGAGACAGGACCCGAGCTCCGTGCTTGCAAGAACAGACCTTTCCTACCTCAGTTCAGTGCCAGAATCCCGGCCCAGCTCAGCGGGCAGTCTCTGCCTCCAGGTCACCCAGGAGGCCAGGGCCTCAGCCTCCACTCAGGGTCGACTGGGGCAGGGTCTGTGTCCAAGACCATTCACATGGTATTGGCAGGATTCGGGTCCGAATGGGGGTCTCAGGACTTTTCTGTCACCCTGGACCCTCTGTAGGTTCTTTGGACTGGGGTCTCCCAGGGCAGCTCATACTATCTGGTCTTGCTTCTCCAAAGCACGGGAtcaaagacagacacacagacggacagaaacacagagacagagattgaacACAGGAGACAGGGAACCAGAAGTCACAGACGTTCCTCCAGCTGTTTGGAAATGACGTCCCANACTGTTTGGAAATGACGTCCCATCGTTCTGCCCCATTCTCTTCCTGAGAGCACAGTCACACAGGCCGTCCCCCCGGAGGACTTTCCCGTCTGGGGTCAGCGTGGGGTCGGCTGGACTCCTGAGGGATGTGTGACCAGGATTCGGGAATGCCCGGGAGCCACTTTGGAGACTGCCCAGCACAAGGGCGCAGAGGAGGCCCggggacctgagcctaaatctaATGGGAGCCCCTGGCAGTCTGTGTCCTGAGAGGACAAGGTCAGGATGCGTTCACTGCGACTTTGCCACGGGGCTGGGACAAGGGGTGGCTTTGCCTGGACCCCAGAGCAGACCCAGCCCCTCTGAGCTGTGTTCCACGCCCCGCTCAGCCCCTGGCTCATCCTCGCATTGCCAAGTGTGTGCCCCAGCCTCCTGTGAGAGCAGGTGCGGAATGTATGTAGAGGTCCTACCCCTGATGGCGTCCCTAGAAGTAGACGCCAGAACACCCCACTGTGcagatggggagcctgggaggccctGAGAGGCACAGGTCTGTCCAGGGTCACAGCCCTGGGCACGAGCAGGAGCCCGGTCTGAACccagctctgtgtcctcacaGCAGGGACACCGGCTGCACCTAGGCCTTGCGGGGGCTGTGGGTGGGCTGTGTGGGTGTCACTGTATGGACGGGCCATGGGGGGGAGGGTGAGCAttgagcagctgggggagggggccctcaGGGGGCTCTTGTGTCAGGAGGAAGTCGGGCAAGGGGACCCCAGACGGtggtgacctcacttccctgacaacagagcccaacagaatttggaacccaGGTAACCAGGCACCCATATTCCAGAGCCAGCCCCCTGCCTAGCTCATTTCGTTGGAGATCCTCGAACGAAGAACATGTTTtcgtgctgcatccccaagtccgGAGGCTACAGGCAGAGGAGAGCACGCCCTGCGAACACTTCCCCTCGCTGGGGAGGTCGTGTCAGGGCTCCCCGACACCTCTGGCCATTTGGCAGGAAGGACCAAAAGGTGACAGTAGGAGGCCCAGAGCcatccagcccagccccacacactctgatctgactgtgcagccccaggtcccctctgtgcatgtgtgtgtgtgtgtgtgtgtaagacggGTCACACAAGGTGGGGTCACCCCGAACAGGAGCAGGCTGATGAGGGGACAGATGCCCATTGGGCGGGTCATGCTCAGGGtcaagcctggctgggtgggtCAGTGTGGGAGGGCTGTGCCCTTCTGCCCAAGGTTTATCCCGAGCCCTTCAGGGATGGGTCACTGTCCCGGGTGCAGGGCTGTGCACACACAGGTCTGAGTCtgatctgggagcagcagggggactgggCAGGAGGACAGTGGGGATGCCCGGGCAGGGCTGTGATGCCCTCGGGCCAGCCACCGGTCCCTGTCTTTCCAGAAGGCCGTGGATGAGACTCAGAGGAGGCTGCTGGACAcgtcctccatctccctctcgGAGGAAGTCAGTTCAGAAAGCTCTCCAGGTGCAGGTGCTGGGGACCACCAGGGAAGGTCTCTGACCCCGCCCAGACCACTGTCCCTGGTGGTCCATTACTGGACTGTGGGCCACAAGCCCGAAggtgagaaggctggggctgggtgcatgTGGTGTGTGGGGTTGGGTCAGTGCTGGCCCCACAGGGAGGAGCCCCCAGAAGCTGCTGTGGGGCCAGGAGCAAGGACTGGGCTCAGAGCACCCAGCAGGTGGACGGCAGTCGGGGAGACGTCCCGGTGTGGGTTCCTTCCTGGCTGCGGCTGCTCTGGGCGCCCCCGGGCTGGGCTCTGTctctgcaaaggcacagggagaggcaggcatgaGAGTGAGCTTTTCTCTTCTCACAGCTGCTCCGCCATCTGAGGAACTAGAGCCGGCTCCAAGTTCATGGgcagctgcagggggaggggtggtgccTGCAACGACTTCAGCAGGTGACCAGGAGCCAGCGGGTGACTTGGCAAGTGCCTATGGAGAGCCTGGAGCCGTCCAGGAGGAGATTCCGGGAGAacctgcccacggagagcctgcccctgcctgtgctcctgtgcTGGCCCcggacccagctcctgccctggatcctgcacctgccactgcGGCTGACCCTGTCCTTGCTCTTgcacctctccctgctcctgtccctgcccctagCCCCACCCCTGAACCTACTCCTGCTCCCGCAGGACTCCCAGAGCCacatccagagcccacagccttGCAGGGACAGCTCCTTGTTCAAACACCCTTAGTTCCTTCACCCAACCCCGACGCCCCCCACAATGCTTCATCCCCTCCCCATATATTATTTCTCTCTGGTATATTTTAACTGTTATATCATCTTTCCATGTTCTGTatgctgtttattatttattttaaataaaattaatcgtTTTCAGTTGAACATGTCATGAGCATGGAGTACATTCCCGACGCTGTGCCACCGCGGCACAGAACACGGCGGCAGAACATTCCTTCCCCAAAGGACACCCTGAACCGGGAGacctccctgcccctttctcccccagcccagaccctcGCAACCCCTCAGCggccttctctctctgctcctttacCTGTTCTGGATGTTTCCGTAAGCGGAATCACGAAAtgcccacctattttcaaaggggactcgtttctttctgtgtttatttgacatagaATTTCCTTTATTCGATATTGAAATCCCTGGTGGATTACAGATCAGATGTAATCATAGAGGCCCCTTTAGTAAATATAGGCACAATCTCGGGGCTGATGCCCCCgttcctgctgggacaccacAGCCTGACCCCAGACAGTACACAGTGGTTCCACCTGTGACCCTCACAGACACCAGGGAAATGCGGAAAGCTGGAAGacaccacaaagggcaaaagcCTTGCTCATGACCCAAGGCCAGGGAAAGgttcccctgcctctggtccaaaCTGTGCTGCAAGTCACTGGGTTCcccagggacagagaccaaacacatgcaagtCCAAGTTGGAGGATAGGCACGTGGGGAGTATGTGTCAGAGATGCGGGAGCTCCCGGGAAGGACTCAGGCACGGGAAACCACACGGAGGCCGTCCCCAGTCTGGTCTGGgcaccagcagccctgggaggtcCCCCGcaggtcccctggagagaagggtgacgGGCACCCCTGTCCGGGAGCACGGTGAGCCGCACCCATCCCAGGCCGCAGGTGCACCCATCACCTAGCATGCTCGTCCTCGgactcacccctggaaactcTGGCTCAGTTTTCACCGATGTATTTTCAGGAGGGTCCAGCACAGcggtggtggagagagcagggaacGGAATAATGCTAATGCCCAAGGAGATGGATGTCACCCACTTGCAGCCTCCGGAGCTCAGCCCTCCCCCCttccacattctttctttctgtgagcCACATCCTTAAGGACACCCCGTGGCAAGAAGGTCCTCCATCTGCCCTGCAGATAGAACCATGACTCACACCTGTTCTCCCACGTCCTCCTCCTGATGCCGTGAGAACAGGTCTCACCGGACGCGGGCTTGTGGCGATGGACCCGTGTCTGGTGGTGCCCGAGTCATCCTTCAGTCCTTAGGTCCCTGGAAAAAACCATTTCTTGTCCACGGGActtgtctccttttcttcagTCTCTGGCTCCTTCGGCCTTTGGGGGTCACTGTGCACGCACCCCCCCTCCCAGAAGAGCACCCATGTGTATGTCGGGGACACCTGAGAGTGTGCGCATCTGTGTGTGTGCCACGGGGCGGGGGCAGGTTGTGAGCTCTTCCTGGAACCTGCTTTGCCCAGGGCTGCACGCTGGCCCCTCCATCCCGCTCCTCCCAggcctttctctgtgtctctgcatgCGAATTTGCCAGAGCCCCTGCTCCAGACCAGGGGCCATTTCCGCTGCTTTGCCTGCGTGATGGGGCTGCAGGGAACCTCTGTGACCGTGCTCCCTGTGTAGGTAGGACGGGCCTCCAGCAGGAAGAGCCTCCCTCTCAAGGAAAACCCATCGGAGGTGCTGGCCCCAGTCTCCCCCATCTGTGGTCTCCTGGTGCACTTCGAGCCTTGCTGGGGAAAGCGGGGGTGCAGAGACCCCAGAGCTGCCACCtcagggaggaatggggaggaagaggagcaggggTGATGAAGGTGCCTGAGGtggccccccaccctggccctgcccctcctgtTCTGTCATTGCCTGAGCTGagctgcctgcccttcccccgaGGACCCAGGAGGGTGCAGGTGTGAGGCTCCTGCCAGCTGTTTTCCCTCCCGTTGGGCGGGCGGTGGGAGCCCCTTTATGTCAGCCAGGAGCACATCTAGGGCGGCTCAGCGAGTCACAGCAAGCGCCTTGAACGCGCTTCATTCGGGTGAAGCTCTCAGGGGCAGCGGCAGGACCCTCCTGAGCTTGCGTGAGCAGGAGGGACCTCTACCAGGCACAGTGGGGGTTCCCACAGAAGGTGTACGTGCCTGGAGCTCAGAGCACCAGGCTGGGGCTTGGAGTAGGGCTCAGCCCCCAAACCACATCTCAGGGTTCTCCAGCAGTGACCTCTGCCCAGCCCCGgtgcagcccccagcctcccaatCCAGCACATTTGGCTTCAGTGAGGGAGGGGCTGTGCTcctcagggaggagggacagagccaGAGTCTGGGTAAGTTCCATGAGGTGGCCGGGGAGTACGGGCTCTCAGGAAAGGACATGCACCTTCTCACATGGGGATAGTGAGTTTTCTGGGCCTCAAGATTGGGCCTCCCCAGTCTGTCCACCGACCCCCTGGTCCCCTGCCTTCCCAGACTCACCTCTTTCTTTGTCCACAGTGACCTGCGTGAACTTGCTGCACGGGGGGAGCTCCTCCCCCCCTTTCAGAGCCAGGCCTGGCCGGCCTTCCTGGAGGTCTCCATCCAGCACCCCTCTCCATCACACATGGGTCAGCGGGTCTCTCTGGGTCAGCTCGTCCTCTGCCCACAGTGGCCGGGCTGCGGGTGGGGGTCCAAGATGCCCGTCCTGCAGCACCTGACGCTGCTCCTCTCCCACAGGAATGTGCGCCAAGCTCCTAAAGGAGGTGAGCTTTGCCCTGGGCCGCGCTGAGCCCCCCAAGCTGAGTCTCCTGACCTGACAGGATCCCTGAATCACTCTGGATCCGGGGGCCTCCAGGGTGCGGACACCAGGCTGCCAGAGGGGGACCCCGGAGGCTGGGGGCTCCAGGACAGGGccgggagagggaagggaggagggtgggcccTCGTTCCGCCTTTCCAGCCAGCAGGGCACTCACATTCCGCCTGGGTGGGGACACGGGCCCTGTGGGCACCATGTCGGGTTCCCCGTGTCCcacaggctagcccatcccccacaggATCCCCTCTGTCTCTGCACAGCCCCGAGAGGTGGGAACTATGACCCTGCCTTGCaggtagagaaactgaggcccgcgGAGGCTTTTTGCTCAGGGTCATGCAGCTGGGACACggcccctccaccccaacccccgTGGCCCTAACCACAGTCCCGAGGGGCCTCTGGGGCCAGGCAATGCCCTGAGGCCttgcccttctgtgtctcagtAGCTGATCTAGAGGACCCCTGTGCTGAGGCTCTGAGCCCACCCCGGCCCCCGGGGGCTGCTTGCACCTGCTCCAAATAAACCCCATTACCAAACCCCCTGCCCCGATTGTCCTTCTTGGGGGAGCGGGGCCTGAGGGTGATGGAGGGCTGTAGGCTGTGTTCTCCACGACTGCCCTAACAGTGACAGCAGAGTCACAGTCTCTGGTGTCTGTGTGTGCTGTGACCAGCGCTGGACCTTTGCCCAGAGAGGGCTGAGCCGGGGTGGGGGCCACTGGCCAGGCTGGCTTCCAGTCTgttctgtatttcctttctttgggccCGGGGACCGCACAGCTCAGATGCAGGATgacagccccctgccctctccctccttccaccccgAGGGTCATACCCAGCCCTGCCGTGCTCGGAGCCCACAGGTCTGGCTGCCCAGGTGCGTGGGCCCCACAGTCATCCTCATGGCTACCGTCCTGCTCCCCAAGAGTCTGAGCGGCGCCCCAGGTTTGGTGCCCAAGAGCGGAGCTGCAGGTTAGATCTCTTCGATGAGAGGGGACCATGCTGCACTTCTGCCTACATTCTTCCatggctccctgctgccccaaAGTCAAATCCCATAGGCATTGTGGCCAGGGCCCTCCAGCATGGCTGGTCTCCTGTCTCCCTGCTgacttcctcccacccacccctgcatgGTTGGCCCAGCCTTTTCAGGGTCTGGGTCCCCATTGTGAACTCTGTCACCCCGTCATCTGCACTGACTGATCACCCCATTTGCTCCCATCACCTGGGGCTGTGACTGGAGGGCAGACAGCGTGGCCTAGTCAGGGCAGAGAAAGTGGGGCAGGTGTCAGCCCCATGATTCCGAGCACAGCCCGGGATGACCAAGGCTTCTGGGAAGCAGATGCCTCATGGGTGAGGCAGGACTGCGGTCCCCGAGGTCCAGCAGTGCTGGGGGACTGGTGGGGACTGGCCCTGCCAGAGCAGAGAAACCCCAGTGACACTCAGGCCTCCAGCCAGGAGCGAGGCCTGCCCCGAAGGCAGGGCCTGCCTGGGACTTGCTCGACCGAGCCCTGAGCCAAGTTCCCAAAGACCCACAGGAGCGATGTTTGGAAGCTGCATTCTGACAGATTAGGGGTGTTTGGGGACCATTTGGATTTTCCCCGGATCTGTCCAGCCGAAGCTTGTAACGGGTGCGAGGTGACCTGCTTGCAAGGTGACAGTCGTCGACGTNTTGACAGTCGTCGACATTGGTTCGGGCAGCCGGCCCAGAATATGAGGGCCGGGTGTGACCCCAGGATGTCGGCGGTTTATTTCTCATGCTTCTGGAAGCTGGACGCCAGAGGTcagggtgctggcagggttggtcTCTGGTGAGAGCCCGCTTCCTGGCTTGGAGCTGGTGGGCTTCCCGCGGTGCCCGCACATGGCCTCCGCTCCACGCACCGGGGG includes:
- the LCN10 gene encoding epididymal-specific lipocalin-10, giving the protein RVTVGPGRLTCVLVLALVLALGSRPQEQPPREFHNLNWNKFSGFWYILAVASEGRGFLRGRDRRKLGASVVKVHKAGQLKVVLVFSRSQGCQSHTLILRKDRKKAIFRNTCAYDVPGPGEKDLGVKGVEGFHVLSTDYSYGVVCVRLGRAGRTSKTLLFFSRENTSSFPSMRKFVDVCEILEVANGVTVLPKDASCAHAILP